The following proteins are co-located in the Chaetodon trifascialis isolate fChaTrf1 chromosome 14, fChaTrf1.hap1, whole genome shotgun sequence genome:
- the rd3l gene encoding protein RD3-like → MPLFRWMKLSHDTRVQAQDEEPSRKTSGVVLSRMLIGELLWHVEERERLARELEREHRLAHSALGFQWFQKYPKLRTLIPTSELHQLEFLCAQIPPIHAATVLSRFREVLATNNIRPWELASVFKQVLRDFLSQKEYEEKDKLSVQPAQLQPMEAWTSRYKMKQGFVTPTVPNCGDHPREEIPTISGYVDRAMRHSSSFTGSSRDWDLPYYYPVPHRPIGVYSTTL, encoded by the exons ATGCCCCTGTTCAGATGGATGAAACTGTCCCATGACACAAGAGTGCAGGCTCAGGATGAAGAACCGTCTCGGAAGACCTCAGGGGTCGTACTCAGTCGCATGCTGATCGGAGAGCTCCTGTGGCATGTGGAAGAGCGTGAGCGACTGGCGAGGGAGCTGGAGCGGGAGCACAGGCTGGCCCACAGCGCCCTGGGTTTTCAGTGGTTTCAGAAGTACCCCAAGTTACGGACCCTCATCCCCACATCAGAGCTACACCAGCTGGAGTTCCTATGTGCTCAGATTCCACCCATCCATGCAGCCACCGTGCTCTCCAG GTTTCGTGAGGTGCTTGCCACGAACAACATAAGGCCCTGGGAGCTGGCGTCTGTCTTCAAGCAGGTGCTGAGGGACTTTCTGAGCCAAAAGGAATATGAAGAAAAGGACAAACTCTCTGTGCAGCCAGCACAGCTCCAACCAATGGAGGCTTGGACCAGCCGCTACAAAATGAAGCAGGGCTTTGTCACACCCACGGTCCCTAACTGTGGAGACCACCCAAGAGAGGAGATCCCAACAATTTCCGGATATGTGGACCGGGCCATGCGGCATTCCAGTTCATTCACAGGGTCCAGCAGGGACTGGGACCTTCCATATTACTATCCAGTTCCTCACAGGCCGATAGGGGTGTACAGCACGACACTGTGA